The following coding sequences are from one Mustela lutreola isolate mMusLut2 chromosome 5, mMusLut2.pri, whole genome shotgun sequence window:
- the CDH6 gene encoding cadherin-6 isoform X2, whose protein sequence is MELHSDQDRGDGSLKYILSGDGAGDLFIINENTGDIQATKRLDREEKPVYILRAQAINRRTGRPVEPESEFIIKIHDINDNEPIFTKDVYTATVPEMSDVGTFVVQVTATDADDPTYGNSAKVVYSILQGQPYFSVESETGIIKTALLNMDRENREQYQVVIQAKDMGGQMGGLSGTTTVNITLTDVNDNPPRFPQSTYQFKTPESSPPGTPIGRIKASDADMGENAEIEYSITEGEGLDMFDVVTDQETQEGVITVKKLLDFEKKKVYTLKVEASNPHVEPRFLYLGPFKDAATVRIMVEDVDEPPVFSKLAYILQIREDAQINTTIGSVTAQDPDAARNPVKYSVDRHTDMDRIFNIDSGNGSIFTSKLLDRETLLWHNITVIATEINNPKQSSRVPLYIKVLDVNDNAPEFAEFYETFVCEKAKADQLIQTLRAIDKDDPYSGHQFSFSLAPEAASGSNFTIQDNKDNTAGILTRKNGYNRHEMSTYLLPVVISDNDYPVQSSTGTVTVRVCACDHHGNMQSCHAEALVHPTGLSTGALIAILLCIVTLLVTVVLFAALRRQRKKEPLIISKEDIRDNIVSYNDEGGGEEDTQAFDIGTLRNPEAIEDSKLRRDIVPEALFVPRRTPAARDNTDVRDFINQRLKENDTDPTAPPYDSLATYAYEGTGSVADSLSSLESVTTDGDQDYDYLSDWGPRFKKLADMYGGVDSDKDS, encoded by the exons TTACATTCAGACCAGGATAGAGGAGATGGATCACTTAAATATATCCTTTCAGGAGATGGAGCAGGAGATCTCTTCATTATCAATGAAAACACAGGGGATATACAGGCCACCAAGAGGCTGGACAGGGAAGAAAAACCTGTTTACATCCTTCGAGCTCAAGCTATAAACAGAAGGACAGGGAGGCCAGTGGAGCCTGAATCCGAATTCATCATCAAGATCCATGACATCAACGACAATGAACCAATATTTACCAAGGATGTTTACACGGCCACTGTTCCCGAAATGTCTGATGTTG GCACATTTGTTGTCCAAGTCACTGCAACTGATGCTGATGATCCAACTTATGGGAACAGTGCTAAAGTGGTATATAGTATCCTACAGGGGCAGCCCTATTTTTCAGTTGAATCAGAAACAG GTATCATCAAGACAGCTTTACTCAACATGGATCGAGAAAACAGGGAGCAGTACCAAGTGGTGATTCAAGCCAAGGATATGGGTGGCCAGATGGGGGGATTATCTGGGACCACCACAGTGAACATCACGCTGACTGACGTCAACGACAATCCTCCCCGGTTTCCCCAGA GTACATACCAGTTTAAAACCCCTGAATCTTCTCCACCGGGTACACCAATTGGCAGGATCAAAGCCAGCGACGCTGACATGGGAGAAAATGCTGAAATTGAGTACAGcattacagagggagaggggctggacaTGTTTGATGTCGTCACTGACCAGGAAACCCAGGAAGGGGTTATTACTGTCAAAAAG CTCTTGGactttgaaaagaagaaagtgtACACCCTCAAGGTGGAAGCCTCCAATCCTCACGTGGAACCCCGCTTTCTCTACCTGGGCCCGTTCAAAGATGCAGCTACTGTCAGAATTATGGTGGAAGATGTGGATGAGCCCCCGGTCTTCAGCAAACTGGCCTACATCCTGCAGATAAGAGAAGATGCTCAGATAAACACGACAATAGGCTCAGTCACAGCCCAAGATCCAGATGCTGCCAGGAATCCAGTCAA GTATTCCGTTGATCGACACACAGATATGGACAGAATATTCAACATTGATTCTGGAAATGGTTCAATTTTTACATCGAAACTTCTTGACCGAGAAACGCTGCTGTGGCACAATATCACAGTGATAGCAACAGAGATCA ATAACCCAAAGCAAAGCAGCCGAGTCCCTCTATATATCAAAGTTCTAGATGTCAATGACAATGCCCCAGAATTTGCTGAATTCTATGAAACCTTTGTCTGCGAAAAAGCAAAAGCAGATCAG ttGATTCAGACTCTACGAGCTATTGACAAAGATGACCCTTACAGCGGGCACCAATTCTCGTTCTCTCTGGCCCCTGAAGCAGCCAGTGGCTCAAATTTTACCATTCAAGACAACAAAG ATAACACAGCAGGAATCTTAACTCGGAAGAATGGCTATAACAGACACGAGATGAGCACCTATCTCCTGCCAGTGGTGATTTCGGACAACGACTACCCGGTCCAAAGCAGCACCGGGACCGTGACTGTCCGGGTCTGTGCATGTGACCACCACGGGAACATGCAGTCCTGCCACGCGGAGGCCCTTGTGCACCCCACGGGCCTGAGCACGGGGGCCCTGATCGCCATCCTTCTGTGCATCGTGACCCTACTAG TGACAGTGGTGCTGTTTGCAGCTTTGAGGCGGCAGCGGAAGAAAGAACCTTTGATCATATCCAAAGAGGACATCAGAGACAACATTGTCAGTTACAACGACGAGGGCGGCGGAGAGGAGGACACCCAGGCCTTTGATATCGGCACCCTGCGGAACCCCGAAGCCATAGAGGACAGCAAATTACGCAGGGACATCGTGCCCGAGGCCCTTTTTGTACCCCGACGGACTCCAGCAGCTCGCGACAACACCGACGTCCGGGATTTCATTAACCAAAGGTTGAAGGAGAATGACACGGACCCCACCGCGCCGCCCTACGACTCCTTGGCCACCTACGCCTACGAGGGCACCGGCTCGGTGGCCGATTCGCTGAGCTCGCTGGAGTCGGTGACCACGGACGGAGACCAAGACTACGACTACCTTAGCGACTGGGGGCCCCGGTTCAAAAAGCTCGCGGACATGTACGGAGGCGTGGACAGTGACAAAGACTCCTAA
- the CDH6 gene encoding cadherin-6 isoform X1 translates to MRTYRYFLLLFWVGQPYPTFSSPLSKRTSGFPAKKRALELSGNSKNELNRSKRSWMWNQFFLLEEYTGSDYQYVGKLHSDQDRGDGSLKYILSGDGAGDLFIINENTGDIQATKRLDREEKPVYILRAQAINRRTGRPVEPESEFIIKIHDINDNEPIFTKDVYTATVPEMSDVGTFVVQVTATDADDPTYGNSAKVVYSILQGQPYFSVESETGIIKTALLNMDRENREQYQVVIQAKDMGGQMGGLSGTTTVNITLTDVNDNPPRFPQSTYQFKTPESSPPGTPIGRIKASDADMGENAEIEYSITEGEGLDMFDVVTDQETQEGVITVKKLLDFEKKKVYTLKVEASNPHVEPRFLYLGPFKDAATVRIMVEDVDEPPVFSKLAYILQIREDAQINTTIGSVTAQDPDAARNPVKYSVDRHTDMDRIFNIDSGNGSIFTSKLLDRETLLWHNITVIATEINNPKQSSRVPLYIKVLDVNDNAPEFAEFYETFVCEKAKADQLIQTLRAIDKDDPYSGHQFSFSLAPEAASGSNFTIQDNKDNTAGILTRKNGYNRHEMSTYLLPVVISDNDYPVQSSTGTVTVRVCACDHHGNMQSCHAEALVHPTGLSTGALIAILLCIVTLLVTVVLFAALRRQRKKEPLIISKEDIRDNIVSYNDEGGGEEDTQAFDIGTLRNPEAIEDSKLRRDIVPEALFVPRRTPAARDNTDVRDFINQRLKENDTDPTAPPYDSLATYAYEGTGSVADSLSSLESVTTDGDQDYDYLSDWGPRFKKLADMYGGVDSDKDS, encoded by the exons TTACATTCAGACCAGGATAGAGGAGATGGATCACTTAAATATATCCTTTCAGGAGATGGAGCAGGAGATCTCTTCATTATCAATGAAAACACAGGGGATATACAGGCCACCAAGAGGCTGGACAGGGAAGAAAAACCTGTTTACATCCTTCGAGCTCAAGCTATAAACAGAAGGACAGGGAGGCCAGTGGAGCCTGAATCCGAATTCATCATCAAGATCCATGACATCAACGACAATGAACCAATATTTACCAAGGATGTTTACACGGCCACTGTTCCCGAAATGTCTGATGTTG GCACATTTGTTGTCCAAGTCACTGCAACTGATGCTGATGATCCAACTTATGGGAACAGTGCTAAAGTGGTATATAGTATCCTACAGGGGCAGCCCTATTTTTCAGTTGAATCAGAAACAG GTATCATCAAGACAGCTTTACTCAACATGGATCGAGAAAACAGGGAGCAGTACCAAGTGGTGATTCAAGCCAAGGATATGGGTGGCCAGATGGGGGGATTATCTGGGACCACCACAGTGAACATCACGCTGACTGACGTCAACGACAATCCTCCCCGGTTTCCCCAGA GTACATACCAGTTTAAAACCCCTGAATCTTCTCCACCGGGTACACCAATTGGCAGGATCAAAGCCAGCGACGCTGACATGGGAGAAAATGCTGAAATTGAGTACAGcattacagagggagaggggctggacaTGTTTGATGTCGTCACTGACCAGGAAACCCAGGAAGGGGTTATTACTGTCAAAAAG CTCTTGGactttgaaaagaagaaagtgtACACCCTCAAGGTGGAAGCCTCCAATCCTCACGTGGAACCCCGCTTTCTCTACCTGGGCCCGTTCAAAGATGCAGCTACTGTCAGAATTATGGTGGAAGATGTGGATGAGCCCCCGGTCTTCAGCAAACTGGCCTACATCCTGCAGATAAGAGAAGATGCTCAGATAAACACGACAATAGGCTCAGTCACAGCCCAAGATCCAGATGCTGCCAGGAATCCAGTCAA GTATTCCGTTGATCGACACACAGATATGGACAGAATATTCAACATTGATTCTGGAAATGGTTCAATTTTTACATCGAAACTTCTTGACCGAGAAACGCTGCTGTGGCACAATATCACAGTGATAGCAACAGAGATCA ATAACCCAAAGCAAAGCAGCCGAGTCCCTCTATATATCAAAGTTCTAGATGTCAATGACAATGCCCCAGAATTTGCTGAATTCTATGAAACCTTTGTCTGCGAAAAAGCAAAAGCAGATCAG ttGATTCAGACTCTACGAGCTATTGACAAAGATGACCCTTACAGCGGGCACCAATTCTCGTTCTCTCTGGCCCCTGAAGCAGCCAGTGGCTCAAATTTTACCATTCAAGACAACAAAG ATAACACAGCAGGAATCTTAACTCGGAAGAATGGCTATAACAGACACGAGATGAGCACCTATCTCCTGCCAGTGGTGATTTCGGACAACGACTACCCGGTCCAAAGCAGCACCGGGACCGTGACTGTCCGGGTCTGTGCATGTGACCACCACGGGAACATGCAGTCCTGCCACGCGGAGGCCCTTGTGCACCCCACGGGCCTGAGCACGGGGGCCCTGATCGCCATCCTTCTGTGCATCGTGACCCTACTAG TGACAGTGGTGCTGTTTGCAGCTTTGAGGCGGCAGCGGAAGAAAGAACCTTTGATCATATCCAAAGAGGACATCAGAGACAACATTGTCAGTTACAACGACGAGGGCGGCGGAGAGGAGGACACCCAGGCCTTTGATATCGGCACCCTGCGGAACCCCGAAGCCATAGAGGACAGCAAATTACGCAGGGACATCGTGCCCGAGGCCCTTTTTGTACCCCGACGGACTCCAGCAGCTCGCGACAACACCGACGTCCGGGATTTCATTAACCAAAGGTTGAAGGAGAATGACACGGACCCCACCGCGCCGCCCTACGACTCCTTGGCCACCTACGCCTACGAGGGCACCGGCTCGGTGGCCGATTCGCTGAGCTCGCTGGAGTCGGTGACCACGGACGGAGACCAAGACTACGACTACCTTAGCGACTGGGGGCCCCGGTTCAAAAAGCTCGCGGACATGTACGGAGGCGTGGACAGTGACAAAGACTCCTAA